Proteins from one Halococcus sediminicola genomic window:
- a CDS encoding BMP family lipoprotein, whose product MLKSGTALLGGAALAGCVGGGGNDSDGGGGGGNGSGGGGGGGNSSGGGGGGGGGGSGATNIAIISSPAGFGDQAFNDLAWEGLQNAKKEFNVNLQQVEETNQSNYKTVQSRLAESQSPDYDLIVLVSYNHTQALETNATQYPDQKWMLINDNVEQPNVAGYAWANHQMSYQAGVLAGTMTTRDFSFKGSSTSPDNATIGFVGGEDGALINAFERAYKAGAKSVSESTSVKVGYIGNYTDTQTANNIASSQYDAGADIVYHAASAAGQGVFQAAQGANQFAIGVDADQSKTLPKYKDVIMGSAVKYINKGTYQVAKAVTQDNWQSVQGNNVLGLKQDAVAVVLGQTVGSELPSVVEKNLKKSKQAILDGDVTVPCTASGCQ is encoded by the coding sequence GTGCTGAAATCGGGGACCGCACTCCTGGGTGGGGCGGCTCTCGCCGGCTGTGTCGGCGGCGGTGGCAACGATAGCGACGGTGGTGGCGGAGGCGGAAACGGTAGCGGCGGTGGTGGCGGAGGCGGAAACAGTAGCGGTGGCGGCGGTGGCGGTGGAGGTGGTGGAAGCGGCGCGACGAACATCGCCATCATCTCCAGTCCCGCGGGCTTCGGTGACCAGGCGTTCAACGACCTCGCGTGGGAGGGTCTCCAGAATGCAAAGAAAGAATTCAACGTCAACCTCCAGCAGGTCGAGGAAACTAATCAATCGAATTATAAAACTGTGCAGTCGCGGCTCGCCGAGAGTCAAAGTCCCGACTACGACCTCATCGTTCTCGTTAGCTACAATCACACGCAGGCCCTCGAAACGAACGCCACCCAGTACCCCGACCAGAAGTGGATGCTCATCAACGACAACGTTGAGCAGCCCAACGTCGCGGGCTACGCATGGGCGAATCACCAGATGTCGTATCAGGCGGGCGTTCTCGCCGGCACGATGACGACGCGCGATTTCAGTTTCAAGGGAAGTTCGACGAGTCCCGACAACGCGACCATCGGCTTCGTCGGCGGCGAGGACGGCGCGCTTATCAACGCCTTCGAGCGTGCGTACAAAGCCGGCGCGAAATCCGTCAGCGAGAGCACCAGTGTGAAGGTCGGTTACATCGGCAACTACACCGACACCCAGACGGCGAACAACATCGCCAGCTCACAGTACGACGCCGGAGCAGATATCGTCTATCACGCTGCTTCGGCCGCCGGACAGGGCGTCTTCCAGGCCGCACAAGGGGCGAACCAGTTTGCCATCGGCGTCGATGCCGACCAGTCGAAGACTCTTCCGAAATACAAGGACGTCATCATGGGATCGGCGGTCAAGTACATCAACAAGGGCACGTACCAGGTGGCGAAAGCCGTCACACAGGACAACTGGCAGAGCGTGCAGGGTAACAACGTGCTCGGACTCAAACAGGACGCCGTCGCGGTGGTGCTCGGACAGACCGTCGGCTCGGAACTCCCGAGCGTCGTCGAGAAGAACCTCAAGAAATCCAAACAGGCCATCCTCGACGGCGACGTCACGGTTCCCTGTACCGCGTCCGGCTGCCAGTAA
- a CDS encoding ABC transporter ATP-binding protein: MNSTRTPAVRLDGITKRFGDVVANDGVDFTLEKGTVHALIGENGAGKSTLMSVLYGLYDPDGGQIVVDGENRDFDSPRDAIDAGVGMIHQHFQLVDTMTVVQNIVLGHEPTDGGLVDTENARSAIADICSTYGFEVDEYLDTPIEDLGVGIQQRVEIVKSLYRGADVLILDEPTAVLTPQEVENLFGVMDELTAEGHSLIFITHKLDEAMAADDITVLRDGKAVGTVDAAETSQEELARMMVGRDVLFDTEARDTSPGETILDVDGLHVADDRGLERVEDVGFEVREGEIFGIAGVEGNGQSELVEALTGIQNAASGTITFDGADITDTSRRHRIESGIAYVPEDRQETGLVQDYDLVRNALVGNQTIEPYAHNGFLDWGAVREHADDIIEAYDVQPADRDATAGSLSGGNQQKFVVGRELGHDPAFVAATHPTRGVDIGSIEFIHERLREMRDEGLAILLVSSKLDEIQQLSDRIAVMYEGEFVDVVDPNDVTEEQLGLMMAGRTREEIEENEESEAAETDADERVRDRSVRS, from the coding sequence ATGAACAGCACACGAACACCCGCCGTCCGTCTCGATGGCATCACCAAACGCTTCGGCGATGTCGTCGCCAACGATGGGGTCGACTTCACGCTCGAAAAAGGAACTGTCCACGCCCTCATCGGCGAGAACGGTGCGGGGAAATCGACGCTGATGAGCGTGCTCTACGGACTCTACGACCCCGACGGGGGACAGATCGTCGTCGATGGCGAGAATCGAGATTTCGACTCGCCGCGTGACGCCATCGACGCCGGCGTCGGGATGATCCACCAGCACTTCCAACTGGTCGATACCATGACCGTCGTTCAGAACATCGTCCTCGGCCACGAGCCGACCGATGGCGGGTTGGTAGACACCGAAAACGCCCGCTCTGCCATCGCGGACATCTGTTCGACCTACGGCTTCGAGGTCGACGAGTATCTCGACACGCCCATCGAGGACCTCGGCGTCGGGATTCAACAGCGCGTCGAAATCGTCAAAAGCCTCTATCGCGGGGCCGACGTGTTGATTCTCGACGAGCCGACGGCGGTGCTCACGCCACAGGAAGTCGAGAACCTCTTCGGCGTGATGGACGAACTCACCGCCGAGGGCCACTCGCTGATTTTCATCACGCACAAACTCGACGAGGCGATGGCCGCCGATGATATCACTGTGCTCCGGGATGGCAAAGCCGTCGGCACCGTCGATGCAGCCGAGACCTCTCAGGAGGAACTCGCCCGGATGATGGTCGGGCGCGACGTCCTTTTCGACACCGAAGCCCGGGACACCTCGCCCGGCGAGACCATCCTCGACGTCGATGGTCTCCACGTCGCGGACGACCGCGGTCTCGAACGAGTCGAGGATGTCGGGTTCGAGGTCCGCGAGGGCGAAATCTTCGGTATCGCCGGCGTCGAGGGCAACGGCCAGTCCGAACTCGTCGAAGCGCTCACCGGGATTCAAAACGCTGCATCCGGGACGATAACGTTCGATGGTGCCGACATCACGGACACGAGCCGTCGCCACCGCATCGAATCGGGTATCGCGTACGTTCCGGAAGACCGCCAAGAAACAGGTTTAGTACAGGATTACGACCTCGTGCGGAATGCTCTCGTGGGCAACCAAACCATCGAACCGTACGCCCACAACGGGTTCCTCGACTGGGGGGCTGTCCGCGAGCACGCAGACGACATCATCGAAGCGTACGACGTCCAGCCCGCAGACCGCGACGCGACGGCGGGATCGCTTTCGGGTGGGAATCAACAGAAGTTCGTCGTCGGGCGCGAACTCGGCCACGACCCGGCGTTCGTCGCCGCGACACACCCGACCCGGGGCGTGGACATCGGCTCCATCGAGTTCATCCACGAGCGCTTGCGAGAGATGCGCGACGAGGGACTGGCCATCCTACTCGTCTCCTCGAAACTCGACGAAATCCAACAGCTATCCGACCGTATCGCGGTCATGTACGAAGGCGAGTTCGTGGACGTCGTCGACCCCAACGACGTCACCGAAGAACAGCTCGGTCTCATGATGGCCGGGCGCACGCGCGAGGAAATCGAAGAGAACGAAGAGTCCGAGGCCGCCGAGACCGACGCCGACGAACGGGTGCGTGACAGGAGCGTGCGTTCGTGA